The Ornithorhynchus anatinus isolate Pmale09 chromosome 16, mOrnAna1.pri.v4, whole genome shotgun sequence genome contains the following window.
CTGTGCAGGCTGCGGGCCAGCACGTCCGTCTCCTGGAAGCCCTCGCAGCTCTGCTGCCAGCTCTCCGTCACCTGCTCCATCCCGTAGTAGGCGCCGGCGATGGCCCCGGCCATGGTGGCGATGGTGTCCGTGTCCCCGCCCAGCGAGATGGAGTAAATGAGCGTCCTCTGCAGGGCGTTGTAGGCGGCGGGGATCTCGGGGTCGGGCTCCATGCAGCGCAGGAAGGAGTAGATGGCCGTGGGGACCGACTCGAAGGCCGCGATGCCGTTCCCTGCCGGAAAACCCCGCCTCAGAGATCCCCGGGGAGCCCTTTCGGGtcgcccccaccccttccccggtAGCCTCCGGTCACTCGCTCCAACGGAACGTGTCTAGGAGCTCTACTGGGgaggcctctcccgagcgcttagtacggtgctctgcacacggcaagcgctcagtacacaccgTCGACTGAGGATGACGAAACTAAATACGCAGCGCGGAGCCGAGCGACGGGGCCCGACCCACGGCCCTGGAGCCGCCGGGACTGCTTGGCCCCGAGGCAAAAGCCAAAGGCAACTCATCTGTGGTCCACCTTGCGGACTGCTGAAGTCCCCGTCCTTATCTGCCAGGCTGAAATCCCTGAGGAAAGGCGCAGAGCCATCGTGGTTCTGGGGACGCGGCCAGGGCGTAGGGGCTCAGCTTCCTTCCTCCGCTCTCACACCCGGTGCCCATTCGGCTCCACTCCAAGCCTGCCGCCCGCCACGTTCTTCACGGGATCGGCTCTAGTCGCCCGGGCTTTCTCCTCGTCTCCCTCCCTTACTCTACCTGGATccgcctttcctccctcccttccgtctCCTCCACCCGCCGAGGATGTCGAGGCCCAGCTTCTGAGACGTCTGACTGAGCCCCCTCCGGGGCTCGAGCCTACTCAGGGGAGTAACAAGGCAGGGACGCAGCCCAAGGAAGggtatttcctcctctccccggcccccgcctcccccggggagcccgAGGAGAAAGTAGCCTACCCAGCTCCGACACCACGTCCTCCTTGGTCACCGAGTTCTGCTCCAGGAACTCGCTGATTTTCTTCAGCCGGCTCAAATACGGGAACTCCTCCATGCCCAGCCTGGAgttggcaaggaggagaaggaaatcagCGCTAGTTTGGAcacctaacagagaagcagtgtgacgtggcggaaggagtccgggcccgggagtcagaggccctgggttctaatcccagctctgccacatgcctgctgggtgagctggggcaagtcgcttcacttctctatgtctcagtgatcccatctgtaaaatggggattaacttctcttccttcctactttgattgtgagccccatgagggatacaGACCcattctgcccaacctgattagcttatctctcacttattagatcagtgcttggcacatagtaagcatttaacaagtaccataattactattattcttcttaCCTCCTCCAGGGTTAGAGGTCATGGTGGGAGgacgggggggaaaagaggagaaagactgCGGAGCTCAAGCGCAGGGGGCTCTCACCTGCAGTCTATCAAAGCCCATCGGAATCTCTCAATGCCACTGTCCACTCTGCCAGCTTTTTCTCAATTCCTTTTACTTTGATTCTCTCTGATATATTCTAATTCAGCTATTTCACCCCAGCATTATCTGTAACCCGACTTCTTCTTCCTCCCGCAGCCGCCACTGGTAATAATATTATGAATAATCACTACTGTACATCTCGTTATTACACGGCACGGTTTTGTTATACAGCAATATTACTGATCACGTGTATAAAGTATTGTATAATACTGTTATGAGTTAttaacttctcttccctcctacttaggctgtgagactcatgtgggacggggactgtgtccaacctgaacatcctctatctacaccactgcttagGAGAGCGATTAGGACAGGGATAGCtgaggacacagtaagcactccacaaaacCCATAAATAATTAAccgtgggatctgttaagcactgtgtaccgggcaccggaccgagcactgaggtagctataaTAGCAGTATAGCGGTCACAGCCCTTCTCTCACATGGGACCCCCCAAGTCGGGAGAATGGGAGAATtttatccctgtttcacagaggaggaaactgaggcaccaagaaggcaagctgagtgacttgctcgaggtcatgcagcaggcaaatggcggggcCTCGATTAGATCCAGGCCTCCTAACTCCCACACCCAGGTAAGTGGGCGCTCGAATAAATACAGGCGATTGACGGGTTGGCTCATGACAGTGGGAGGGGTCAGCCAAAAAGTAGGCACCGGGCTGGGGGCCTAAGGAAGGAGTCTAGACCCGAGGGACGACGAGGCCCTGAAGGGTGAAGGAAATGGACTGGGTGGACTTCGGAGATGCAGATCCTCGGGTGTGTgttggctggggggagggagggtggctctTCCGGCCCATCCCTTTGGGTGCCCAGCTCAGGTGTTGACCAGCCTCCCAGGCAGCAGGCATCACatcgtccctccccgccccccggggggtgACTCACGCCCTGGCGTCTGCCACGGACCGCTCGTcgctctccacctcctccatgtGGCGGATGAGCTGGCGCAGGAAGAGCTCCCGGGGCTGGTCCCCCTGCAGGGCCAGGTGCACGGCCAGGGCCTGCAGGATGGCCCCGTTGTAGCCCAGCGAGGAGGAATGCGTCAGCTGGGCCGACAGCCGGGCAAACTAGGAGGAGACACAGAGTGACTggggaaagggagccagtcgcCGGGTTACGAGGCCACGGAGAAGGCAGAAGCGGGACGGCTAACCCCGCCAGCTCCCCCGGCCCCAGCTACACGCACTCACCCACACCCACCTTCTGAATGTCCTCCGTGTTGGCGTAGGCCAAGGAGATGCCCGCCACCCGCATGGCTCCCCCATTGCCGTAGGAACCCTTCCCGTTGAACTGGGCTCGGGCCGGCTCAAAGACGTCTCTGCATTTGGAACTCAGAAGCTTCTTGAAGACGGTGACCACGGCGGCGCCGTAACCCcgatccgggtccttctgatacTCCTCGGCGAACCTGGACGGGGCAGGGGGACGAGGGTGGGATACCTTCTCGAGCCCGGCAGTCTTTGGGACAGACCTGGGGCCAgatgcttcgcttctctgcaccgcagtttcctcaactgtaaaatggggattcaatccctgttctccttccttcttagactgcaaatccccatgtgggcaagggctgggtccaacctcataataattatggtatttgttaagcacttactaggtgccaagcactgttctaagcactggggtagatacaagttaatcaggttggacacagtccccgtcccacatgggctcacactctgaacccccgtcttttacagatgaggtaactgcggcctagagaagttaagcgcctcgcctaaggtcccacagcagacaggcggcagagccggaattagaacccaggtgactcggtttaacctgaatctactccagtgtttagatcagttctaggcacctagtgagtgcttaaaaattccAAATCaataaaaatttttaaaaggGTCCTGCTAGTCAGGAGACTCCCCCCGAGGACCCCCTGGGAGACGGCACATGGACTCTGGAACAGAGTAGACGagtcaggggaggaaggggaggaacgaAGAGGGCcgactgttcgttcattcattcatttattgagcactcattgtgtgcagaggacggtactaagcgcttggaaagtacaatgcagcgataaagagaaacaatctctgcccacaacgagctcacagtgtagggtgggggagaccgacatccatacaagtaaacaggcttaatataaataaataaaatggcagatatacacataagtgctgtggggcagagagaggggagaagagcaaagggagcgggaggtgagggggagatgaggaaaaagtgaAGGACTTCTCGGTCGGCACTGCTGTCGGGGACACTGCCCTGCAAAGCCAGCGCCCTGGCAACAGTGCCACCACTCCCCCAGGACCAACCCAGCCTCGACCTCACcgaataactctggtatttgataagcacttactatgtgctaagcactgtattaagcgctgggggagacccaagactgatcaggtcccacatggggctcacagtccaagtaggagggagaacgagaatTGAATCCCTACctgaagatgaggaaacgggctcagagaagttaagtgattttccccaaggtcatacttaTTTATAAATAAGTattcacatcccggctctgccaactgtcagctgtgtgactttgggcaagtcacttcacttctctgggcctcagttacctcatctgtaaaatgaggatgaagactgtgagccccatgagggacaacctgatcactttgtattccccccagcgcttagaacagtgctttgcacataataaacgcttaacaaataccaacattatattatatatGGAATAATATATCCTAATGTATTACTATTAcctctaagaagcagtgtggcttagtggcaagagtccgggcttgggagtcagaggtcatgggttctaatccagaggtcatgggttagagaagcagcgtggctcactggaaagagcacgggctttggagtcagaggtcatgggttcgaaccccggctctaccacttgtcagctgtgtgactttgggcaagtcacttaacttctcggtgcctcagttccctcatctgtaaaaatggggattaagactgtgagccccacgtgggacaacctgattcccctgtgtctaccccagtgcttagaacagtgctcggcacattgtaagcgcttaacaaataccaacattattattattattaatccctgctccctcacatgtcagctgtgtgacttcgagcaagtcacttgacctatctgtgcctcagttccctcatctgtaaaatgggggttacgactgtgggccccaagtgggacgacctgattaccttgaacctaccccagtgctgcgaaaagagcttggctcatagtgtttaacaagtaccaacattattcattcattcaatcaatcgtattcattcaacagtatttattgagcacttactatgtgcagagcactgtactaagcgcttggaatgtacaaatcggtaacagatacagtccctgcccttggacgggcttacagtctaatcgggggagacacagaccaaagcaaaacaagtattactatctcatttatttatttatgtccacctcccactctagactgtgagctcgttgtggggagggagaatgtctgtttattgttatatcgtgctctcccaagcgctgagtacggtgctttgcccacagtacgCGCTCCATACACACGATGGCACGAATGGAGGGGGGgcaggcgagattagaacccgagtcctctggctcccaggcctgggcttgagCCCCCAGGCCACCTCTCTCACCTCTTGGCCATATCCACCTCGTCGAAGGCTTCTTTGGCCAGCAGGGACTGCACCAGCGCCTTGGCCATGGCCGTGTCGTCCGTGTAGTAGAGCGCCTCTGGATGGCAGAAGAGGGCGGGACGGTGGGCGGCGCGGAGGAGGCGGCAGcgggggccccgcccctctcccgtcTGCGCACGCGCGCTcgcgcccctcccttccctgggcccttCCCGTCTGCGCACGCGCGCTggcgcccctccctcctctcgtcTGCGCACGCGCGCACGCGCGCTcgcgcccctgcccctcctgtctGCGCACGCGCGCTCGCGCCCCCCAACCTCTCGTCTGCGCACGCGCGCTggcgcccctccccgccctcctcccgtgTGCGCACGCGCGCtggcgcccctcccctccctcctcccgtgtGCGCACGCGCGCTGGCGCCCCTCCCCTCCGGGGCCCCGCCCTGCCGCTACCTGTCCGCGCGCTCCCCCCCGCGCCGGGCTCGGGCTCCAGGCTCCCCACATGCCGCAGCAGTGACGTCAGGCTGACGCTGTCCTGGGCCTCGTAGACGGCGCCCATGCAGTCCCCCAGCAGCGCCCCGGCCAGGCAGCCCCGGAACCGGGACAGAGAGCGCGCCgttcccgccccggccgccgccgccatcaTCCGCTTGCCCACCGTCGTTCACGGCCGCTTCCGGGCGCGCCGGCGGCCCCCACAGCGCCCCCCGCCGGCTCGGAGGGGGCGGCGCCCGGGGACGCGAGCCCGAGCTCCCGCTCGGCCCTGCCCCCTAGCGGGAGCGAGCCACAGCaacagccattcattcatccaattcgtcattcattcattcactcgtgatGAGgacgatatttcttaagcgcttactatgtgccaagcactgttctaagcgccggggggcggggggaacacagggtgatcaggtggtctctcgtgggactcacagtcttcatccccatttggcaggtgagggaactgagacccagagaagtgaagtgactggcccaaagtcacacagctaacaaggggtgtagttgtaataataataatactaataataatgttggtgtttgtgaagcgcttactctgtgcagggcactgttctaagcgctgggggagatacagggtcatcaggttgtcccacgtgaggctcacagtcttcatccccatttgacagatgaggtcactgaggcccagagaagtgaagtgacttggccaaagtcacacagctgacaagtggcagagcaaggattcgaacccctgacctctgacttccaagcccaggctctttccactgagccacgcacagggtaatcaggttgtcccacatgaggctgacagttaatccccactttacagatgagttaactgaggcacagagaagtgaagtgacttgcccacagtcagctgacaagtggcagagtccggatttgaacccatgacctctgactcccaagcccgtgctctttccactgggcaagtcttaagtgacttgcccaaggtcacacaagcagacaggtggcagagccgggattagaacccatgacctctgactcccaagcccatgctctttccaccgagccacgctgcttcaattcattccatcgtatttattaagcgctttactacgggcagagcactggattaagcgcttgggaaagtacgcttgGCAAactgcctggcttagtggaaagaacccgggcttgggagtcagaggtcacgggttctaatctctctaTTTTGttcatgatgtgtacatatctatgattctgtttatcttgatgatattgaagccagactactggttttgttgtctgtctcccccgtttagactgtgagcccgttgttgggcagggatgatctcgatctgttgcccaactgtcctttccaaccgcttagtacagtgctctgcacatagtaagcgctcaataaatacgattgaatgaatgactccgcctcttgtcagctgtgtgactttgggcaagtcgcttaacttctccgtgcctcacctcatctgtcaaatggggattaagactgggagccccacgtgggacaacctgactgctctgtatctaccccagcgcttacagcggtgcttggcacatagtaagcacttaacaaacaccatcataattattacgaACGTACAAGtacaggctgagaagcagcgtggtgtagtggaaagagcccaggcttgggaatcagaagtcgtgggttcgaatcctgtctctgccacttgtcagctgtgtgactctgggtaagtcgtttaacttctctgagcctcagttacctcatccgtaaaatggggattaagactgagagccccacgtgggacaacctgactactctgtatctaccccctgcgcttagaacagtgcttggcacatagtaagcacttaacaaataccatcattatccttattatttttaGAATACAGTAAatggcgacattccctgcccgcaaccagctcATAGTCTACAGCCAGACAGGAATGTGTCggttgttctactgcactctcccaggcgcttagtacagtgctttgcacccagtaagcgctcaataaatacgattgaatcaatataaataaataaaattacagatatacacctcagtgctgtgaggctgtgggggcagggagagagcaaagggagcaagtccaggggatgcagaagggagggggagatgaggaaaagtggagctgagtctgggaaggcctcttggaggagacgtgcccgcaataaggctttgaagaaggggcgATTACGTGGCCCATTGGGGCGGAGGCCAATTACAGGCCAACAAATTCGGTCCCCATGGGGATaagctgctttttaaaaatggtatttgttaagtgcttactatgtgccacgctctgtacagagagctggggtagatacaccaagctaatcaggttggatacagtccatgtccatgtcggtgtctgtccctccttctaaaccgtgagctcgctgtgggcagggaatgtgtctaccacctgttgtattgtactctcccaagtgcttggaacagtgctctgcacacagtaagcactcaataaatgcaatttttgGATCGATCTGTCGTCTGATCCGCGCCGGCAGATCTCGACCcggagaggatgaggggaggtaggaaaaagcagtgtggcctgatgggtaGTGCGTGAGCCTGGGtg
Protein-coding sequences here:
- the ADPRS gene encoding ADP-ribose glycohydrolase ARH3, translated to MMAAAAGAGTARSLSRFRGCLAGALLGDCMGAVYEAQDSVSLTSLLRHVGSLEPEPGAGGSARTEALYYTDDTAMAKALVQSLLAKEAFDEVDMAKRFAEEYQKDPDRGYGAAVVTVFKKLLSSKCRDVFEPARAQFNGKGSYGNGGAMRVAGISLAYANTEDIQKFARLSAQLTHSSSLGYNGAILQALAVHLALQGDQPRELFLRQLIRHMEEVESDERSVADARALGMEEFPYLSRLKKISEFLEQNSVTKEDVVSELGNGIAAFESVPTAIYSFLRCMEPDPEIPAAYNALQRTLIYSISLGGDTDTIATMAGAIAGAYYGMEQVTESWQQSCEGFQETDVLARSLHSLFCRPL